The Acidaminococcus fermentans DSM 20731 sequence CGCGGCCCCCGGCTTTACCCTGAAGGAAGCAGCCGGTCCGGAACGGACCGTCCAGCCCGGCGACGGCAAAGTGTATGTGATCAATTTCTGGGCCACCTGGTGCCCGCCCTGCCGGAGCGAAATGCCGGAGCTGAATACCTTTGCCCAGAAACACAAAGAAAAAGTCCAGTTCTATGGAGTGAATCTCCAGGAAGAAGGGGACAAGGTCCAGGGTTTCCTGAAGGACAACGGCTACACCATGCCGGTGCTCCTGGACCAGGAAGGAAAAGCCGCCACCCTGTACAAGGTCCGGGTGATTCCCACCACGGTGATCCTGGATGAAAAGGGGAATATCCTCCAGCGCCATGAAGGGGTGATTACCGCCCAACAGCTGGAAACGCTCCTGAAAGGAAAGCTCTGATGGGCTCCCTGACCCTGGGGGCTGCTTTCGGCGCCGGCTTCCTGTCCTTCCTTTCTCCCTGCGTCCTGCCC is a genomic window containing:
- a CDS encoding TlpA family protein disulfide reductase gives rise to the protein MKAKMILTALFASAVLLAAGCGGSSGGAQTNAPASSQASAQKAAAPGFTLKEAAGPERTVQPGDGKVYVINFWATWCPPCRSEMPELNTFAQKHKEKVQFYGVNLQEEGDKVQGFLKDNGYTMPVLLDQEGKAATLYKVRVIPTTVILDEKGNILQRHEGVITAQQLETLLKGKL